The genomic region GGGATGTTCCCGTTCCAGGCGAGGAAGCTCGCCTTCGCGCTCGGCCTCTCCGGCGAGGCGTACAAGAAATCGCTCGCGTTCCTCCCCGCGCTCTTCCGGGCCTACGTCGAGACCGACGCGTCGCTCGCGGAGATCAACCCGCTCGTCGTGACGAAATCGGGCGACGTCCTCGCGCTCGACGCGAAGATGAACTTCGACGACAACGCGCTCTTCCGGCATCCCGAGATCAAGGAGATGCGCGACGTCACGGAGGAGGACCCGCTCGAGGTCGAGGCTTCGAAGTTCGGCCTGAACTACATCAAGCTCGACGGCAACGTCGGGTGCATGGTCAACGGCGCGGGCCTCGCGATGGGCACCATGGACATCATCAAGCTCTACGGCGGAGAGCCGGCGAACTTCCTCGACGTGGGCGGCGGCGCCTCGGAGGAGCAGGTCAAGAACGCTTTCCGGATCATCCTCTCGGACAAGAACGTCCGCGCGGTGCTCATCAACATCTTCGGCGGCATCATGCGCTGCGACATCATCGCCAACGGGGTCGTCGCGGCGGTCAAGGAGATGGGACTGCAGATCCCGGTCGTCGTCCGGCTCGAGGGGACGAACGTGGACGAGGGCAAGCGCATCCTGCGGGAGTCGAACCTCAAGATCACCCCGGCCGAGGACCTCGCCGACGCCGCGGAAAAAGTCACGAAGGTGGTCGCGGCATGAGCCGCGCGGGCGGGAGGGCGTAATGGCGATCTGGGTCGGCCGCGACACGAAGCTCCTCGTCCAGGGCCTGACGGGCCGGGAAGGCTCGTTCCACGCGCTCGCCTGCCGCGAGTACGGAACGCAGGTCGTCGCCGGCGTGACGCCGGGCAAGGGGGGGACGGTCCACGAAGGGATCCCCGTCTTCGACACGGTCGAGCAGGCGGTCGCCGCGACGGGCGCGAACGCCTCCATGATCTTCGTCCCGCCGCCGTTTGCCGGCGACGCGATCGTCGAGGCCGCCGCGGCGGGGGTGGCGCTCGTCGTCTGCATCACCGAGGGAATCCCGGTCAACGACATGATCCGCGTGAAGGACTTTCTCGCGGAGTCGAAATCGGAGGGGGGCCGGCCGGTGCGGCTGATCGGCCCGAACTGCCCCGGCATCATCACGCCGGGCCAGTGCAAGATCGGGATCATGCCGGGACGGATCCATCACCCGGGACGGGTGGGAGTGATCTCCCGCTCCGGGACCCTCACGTACGAGGCGGTCTACCAGCTCACCCGGCTCGGCCTCGGACAGTCGACGTGCGTCGGGATCGGCGGCGATCCCGTCAACGGAACGAACTTCATCGACGTGCTCACCGCTTTCCGCGACGACCCGGACACCGACGCCGTGATCCTGATCGGCGAGATCGGCGGGATGGCCGAAGAGGAAGCCGCCTGCTGGATCGCCGGAAATCTCGGCCACAAGCCGGTCGTCGCGTTCATCGCGGGGCAGACGGCCCCCCCGGGGCGGCGCATGGGCCACGCGGGCGCGATCATCTCCGGCGGCCGCGGCACGGCGGCCGACAAGATGAAGGCGCTCGAGGGCGCGGGGATATCGGTCGTCAAGAGCCCGGCCGAGCTCGGCCGGACCATGCAGGCTCGCCTCCGCTAGCCCGGCGCGCCTCCGCTCGCCCACTCCTTCGCGCGCTCGCGCGCCGCGACGAGCACGATCACGGCGAGCGGCGACACCTGCTCGAGCAGTCGCGAGTAGGCCTGCTCGACGTGGAGCGGAATCGGCCACGCGGTCACCAGAAACGGCGCCGCGTCGGCCCCGACGCAGAGCAGAGCGATCGCCGCGAGGGCGCGCTCTTTTCCCCCTCCCCGCACGACGAGGATCGCCGCCGCGGCGAAGGTCGCCGGCCACAGCACTCCCCAGAGGTCGGGAGCGAGGAGCCACCGGGCCGCGTTGGCCGCGACGAGCCCGATCCTTTCCGCGACGGCCGTCGCGGGCTGCGAGAAGAGGGGGAAACGCTTCGGCCCCGGGATCTTCAGCCGGAGCAGGTGCGCGGCGCGGATCGCGAGAAAGAGCGCGGGCGGCGCGAGCGCGCTCCACGCGCGGCGAGGCCGGATCGCGGGGCGCGCGAGACCCGCCGCCAGGAGGACCATCGCCAGGACCGCGAGCGGAATGATCCCCTCCCGTTTCACCATGAGGAGCGCTCCCAGGAGCCAGGGCGCCGGCGAACGCCAGGAGAGCGTCGCCGGAGACTCCCGGAGACACGCG from Thermoanaerobaculia bacterium harbors:
- the sucD gene encoding succinate--CoA ligase subunit alpha, producing MAIWVGRDTKLLVQGLTGREGSFHALACREYGTQVVAGVTPGKGGTVHEGIPVFDTVEQAVAATGANASMIFVPPPFAGDAIVEAAAAGVALVVCITEGIPVNDMIRVKDFLAESKSEGGRPVRLIGPNCPGIITPGQCKIGIMPGRIHHPGRVGVISRSGTLTYEAVYQLTRLGLGQSTCVGIGGDPVNGTNFIDVLTAFRDDPDTDAVILIGEIGGMAEEEAACWIAGNLGHKPVVAFIAGQTAPPGRRMGHAGAIISGGRGTAADKMKALEGAGISVVKSPAELGRTMQARLR
- the sucC gene encoding ADP-forming succinate--CoA ligase subunit beta, coding for KGGGVKVAKNADDAYALARKILGMTLVTHQTGPEGKQVRKVLIEEALDIDRELYLGITLDRGISRPVMMVSKSGGMEIEEVAASDPNAIVREPLDPSFGMFPFQARKLAFALGLSGEAYKKSLAFLPALFRAYVETDASLAEINPLVVTKSGDVLALDAKMNFDDNALFRHPEIKEMRDVTEEDPLEVEASKFGLNYIKLDGNVGCMVNGAGLAMGTMDIIKLYGGEPANFLDVGGGASEEQVKNAFRIILSDKNVRAVLINIFGGIMRCDIIANGVVAAVKEMGLQIPVVVRLEGTNVDEGKRILRESNLKITPAEDLADAAEKVTKVVAA